A genomic segment from Daphnia pulex isolate KAP4 chromosome 5, ASM2113471v1 encodes:
- the LOC124193634 gene encoding isoleucine--tRNA ligase, mitochondrial-like isoform X5 gives MTVLLFVLFSRKASSSTSVLLPKTGFPLRISSVQRKERDLFIMKRASFDQLYKWQRTNLQNEDEFILHDGPPYANGKPHMGHALNKILKDILSRYKLLSGKLVHFVPGWDCHGLPIELKALETHDVLNSNSLEIRQRAKLFALDTIKCQKEAFSRWGVMADWDSGCYFTFTPSYVTSQLKIFCDLYDKGLVYRDYKPVYWSPSSRTALAESELEYNVNHVSSSIYLKITLQTPLPECIADSSKEAPVYLVVWTTTPWTIPANQAVCYNPDKKYCLVRCKSHKDYKYLVIALELYHSLEQLWSCHFTLIKEFDGDIFNGHYYSHPFRKNKSMPLLPGNHVSVKKGTGFVHTAPAHGPDDFLVALQHKMPILNLVDEDGKYSADAGSDLCGNDVLDKGQDIVLKLLQNDVIFKENFTHSYPYDWRTKLPVILRASLQWFIDTDKIKTKSIEAMKDVSVVPENFEKPMLTQLATRPYWCISRQRSWGVPIPVFYRSLSPTKEAILHRDIVEKVCKITLEKGIDEWWRMSPEDLIGEELIKKLDLIPGQIFKGMDIMDIWFDSGVSWNSVLPQGKQADFYLEGIDQFGGWFQSSLLTSVASSGHAPYKNIFVHGFVLDHEGRKMSKSLGNVIDPHLILDGDGKKQPAVGIDALRWWVASHVSANGGNISVSIHSIQQASEDIQKMRSVLRFLLGNLNAVTCSQFKETNPTTLGLTDQYMLHLLSEFAENALSAYQEMNFRKVTSLVSAFINTSVSAFYCSIVKHRLYCHSLTSEDRLSALFVLSEILDQITLIIAPILPHLTEEIEMHHPWRADNGGLFRNRKFADMKKSDLSDVVDRIHPSLSLRQSVNKAIGRLNTQEWNVEISAFDSRDLHLLQMLQSEEKTHDSALCDLLQVSMVTLLGKNDEDSISKELDNSNVDDSFTKIEFQHFGRIQITLSKTKLALCSRCRRYTSSDGNLCCSCLKVCSL, from the exons ATGACTGTGTTATTGTTTGTACTATTTTCTCG CAAGGCGTCCAGCAGTACCAGTGTCTTGTTGCCAAAAACCGGCTTTCCTCTTCGGATAAGTTCTGTTCAACGAAAGGAACGTGACCTGTTTATTATGAAG AGAGCATCCTTTGATCAATTATATAAATGGCAGAGAACAAATTTGCAGAATGAAGATGAGTTCATTTTGCATGATGGCCCACCATATGCTAATGGAAAGCCACATATGGGACATGcattgaataaaatattaaaggATATATTGTCACGATATAAACTGCTTTCTGGAAAATTAGTACATTTTGTTCCGGGATGGGATTGTCATGGACTTCCCATTGAATTAAAAGCTTTGGAAACACATGATGTactcaattcaaattcattggaaATACGGCAGAGAG CTAAATTATTTGCCCTGGACACCATTAAGTGCCAAAAAGAAGCCTTCTCTCGTTGGGGAGTTATGGCTGATTGGGATAGTGGCTGCTACTTTACATTTACACCAAGCTATGTCACTTCACAACTTAAAATTTTCTGTGACCTTTATGATAAA GGACTTGTATACAGAGATTATAAACCTGTCTATTGGTCTCCATCctcaag gactGCTCTTGCTGAATCTGAGTTGGAATATAATGTGAATCATGTTAGCTCTTCTATTTACCTGAAGATAACCCTGCAAACACCATTGCCTGAATGTATAGCTGATAGTTCTAAAGAAGCTCCTGTTTACTTGGTAGTGTGGACTACAACACCATGGACAATACCAGCAAATCAAGCTGTTTGTTATAATCCAGACAAGAAATACTGCCTTGTGAGGTGTAAATCTCATAAAGATTATAAGTACTTGGTAATTGCATTGGAGCTCTACCATTCGCTTGAGCAGTTATGGTCTTGTCATTTCACTCTGATCAAAGAATTTGATG GAGACATTTTTAATGGTCATTACTATTCACAtccatttcgaaaaaataagagcATGCCCTTGTTACCAGGAAATCATGTTTCTGTGAAAAAAGGAACAG gTTTTGTTCATACTGCGCCAGCACACGGACCAGATGACTTCTTGGTAGCTTTGCAGCATAAAATGCCGATC TTAAATTTGGTAGATGAAGATGGAAAATACTCTGCAGATGCTGGGAGTGACTTGTGTGGGAATGATGTATTAGATAAGGGCCAAGATATTGTCctaaaattattacaaaatgatgtaatattcaaagaaaatttcacGCACAGCTATCCTTATGATTGGAGGACAAAACTCCCAGTTATTTTGAGGGCGAGCCTTCAATGGTTCATTGAtaccgacaaaataaaaaccaagtCAATT GAAGCTATGAAAGATGTTTCGGTTGTTCCAGAAAATTTCGAAAAGCCCATGCTTACCCAACTGGCCACTAGACCATATTGGTGTATTTCAAGGCAGCGCTCATGGGGAG TTCCAATTCCAGTTTTCTACCGTTCGCTGTCTCCTACGAAAGAAGCTATTTTACATAG AGATATTGTTGAAAAGGTGTGCAAAATAACGTTGGAAAAAGGAATTGATGAATGGTGGCGCATGAGCCCTGAAGATCTAATTGGAGAGGAACTGATAAAAAAGTTGGATTTAATTCCCGGTCAAATATTTAAGGGCATg GACATTATGGATATATGGTTCGATAGTGGAGTTTCATGGAATTCAGTTTTGCCACAAGGGAAGCAAGCTGATTTCTACTTGGAAGGGATAGATCAATTTGGAGGATGGTTCCAGTCATCGCTTTTGACGTCAGTAGCAAGCTCTGGTCATGCCCCGTACAA aaatatatTTGTACACGGATTCGTCTTAGATCACGAAGGCAGAAAAATGTCTAAATCCCTAGGTAATGTTATTGATCCACATCTGATTCTTGATGGTGATGGGAAAAAACAGCCTGCTGTCGGCATCGATGCCTTGCG tTGGTGGGTCGCTAGTCATGTGTCTGCAAATGGCGGTAACATATCAGTTAGTATCCATTCAATTCAACAAGCTTCAGAGGACATTCAAAAGATGCGTTCAGTTTTACGTTTTCTATTGGGAAATCTCAATGCTGTTACTTGCTCCCAATTTAAAGAAACTAATCCCACAACTTTGGGCTTAACTGATCAGTACATGCTTCACCTTTTATCTGAATTCGCCGAAAAT GCGTTGTCGGCATAccaagaaatgaattttagaAAAGTCACAAGCTTGGTTTCCGCTTTCATCAATACTAGTGTTTCTGCCTTTTATTGCAGCATTGTGAAACATCG TCTTTATTGCCACAGTCTCACAAGTGAGGATCGACTTTCCGCTTTATTTGTGCTCAGTGAAATTCTGGATCAGATCACCTTAATAATTGCTCCTATCCTTCCACATTTGacggaagaaattgaaatgcaTCATCCATGGCGAGCAG ATAATGGAGGTTTATTTCGCAATCGGAAATTCGCGGACatgaaaaaatctgatttaTCTGATGTAGTTGATCGGATTCATCCGTCATTGTCATTACGCCAGTCAGTTAACAAAGCGATTGGTCGTTTGAACACTCAAGAATGGAATGTTGAAATTTCGGCTTTTGATTCTCGAGATCTCCACCTGTTGCAG aTGTTACAATCAGAAGAGAAAACTCACGATTCAGCATTGTGCGACCTTCTCCAAGTATCAATGGTGACTTTGCTTGGCAAAAATGATGAGGATTCCATCTCAAAGGAGCTGGACAATTCCAATGTAGATGACagttttacaaaaattgaatttcaacattttggtCGAATTCAAATCACTTTATCCAAAACAAAGTTAGCTCTTTGCTCTCGCTGTAGGAGATACACTTCCTCAGATGGCAATTTATGTTGTTCATGCTTGAAAGTTTGTTCCTTGTAA
- the LOC124193634 gene encoding isoleucine--tRNA ligase, mitochondrial-like isoform X4, which yields MTVLLFVLFSRKASSSTSVLLPKTGFPLRISSVQRKERDLFIMKRASFDQLYKWQRTNLQNEDEFILHDGPPYANGKPHMGHALNKILKDILSRYKLLSGKLVHFVPGWDCHGLPIELKALETHDVLNSNSLEIRQRAKLFALDTIKCQKEAFSRWGVMADWDSGCYFTFTPSYVTSQLKIFCDLYDKGLVYRDYKPVYWSPSSRTALAESELEYNVNHVSSSIYLKITLQTPLPECIADSSKEAPVYLVVWTTTPWTIPANQAVCYNPDKKYCLVRCKSHKDYKYLVIALELYHSLEQLWSCHFTLIKEFDGDIFNGHYYSHPFRKNKSMPLLPGNHVSVKKGTGFVHTAPAHGPDDFLVALQHKMPILNLVDEDGKYSADAGSDLCGNDVLDKGQDIVLKLLQNDVIFKENFTHSYPYDWRTKLPVILRASLQWFIDTDKIKTKSIEAMKDVSVVPENFEKPMLTQLATRPYWCISRQRSWGVPIPVFYRSLSPTKEAILHRDIVEKVCKITLEKGIDEWWRMSPEDLIGEELIKKLDLIPGQIFKGMDIMDIWFDSGVSWNSVLPQGKQADFYLEGIDQFGGWFQSSLLTSVASSGHAPYKNIFVHGFVLDHEGRKMSKSLGNVIDPHLILDGDGKKQPAVGIDALRWWVASHVSANGGNISVSIHSIQQASEDIQKMRSVLRFLLGNLNAVTCSQFKETNPTTLGLTDQYMLHLLSEFAENALSAYQEMNFRKVTSLVSAFINTSVSAFYCSIVKHRLYCHSLTSEDRLSALFVLSEILDQITLIIAPILPHLTEEIEMHHPWRAADNGGLFRNRKFADMKKSDLSDVVDRIHPSLSLRQSVNKAIGRLNTQEWNVEISAFDSRDLHLLQMLQSEEKTHDSALCDLLQVSMVTLLGKNDEDSISKELDNSNVDDSFTKIEFQHFGRIQITLSKTKLALCSRCRRYTSSDGNLCCSCLKVCSL from the exons ATGACTGTGTTATTGTTTGTACTATTTTCTCG CAAGGCGTCCAGCAGTACCAGTGTCTTGTTGCCAAAAACCGGCTTTCCTCTTCGGATAAGTTCTGTTCAACGAAAGGAACGTGACCTGTTTATTATGAAG AGAGCATCCTTTGATCAATTATATAAATGGCAGAGAACAAATTTGCAGAATGAAGATGAGTTCATTTTGCATGATGGCCCACCATATGCTAATGGAAAGCCACATATGGGACATGcattgaataaaatattaaaggATATATTGTCACGATATAAACTGCTTTCTGGAAAATTAGTACATTTTGTTCCGGGATGGGATTGTCATGGACTTCCCATTGAATTAAAAGCTTTGGAAACACATGATGTactcaattcaaattcattggaaATACGGCAGAGAG CTAAATTATTTGCCCTGGACACCATTAAGTGCCAAAAAGAAGCCTTCTCTCGTTGGGGAGTTATGGCTGATTGGGATAGTGGCTGCTACTTTACATTTACACCAAGCTATGTCACTTCACAACTTAAAATTTTCTGTGACCTTTATGATAAA GGACTTGTATACAGAGATTATAAACCTGTCTATTGGTCTCCATCctcaag gactGCTCTTGCTGAATCTGAGTTGGAATATAATGTGAATCATGTTAGCTCTTCTATTTACCTGAAGATAACCCTGCAAACACCATTGCCTGAATGTATAGCTGATAGTTCTAAAGAAGCTCCTGTTTACTTGGTAGTGTGGACTACAACACCATGGACAATACCAGCAAATCAAGCTGTTTGTTATAATCCAGACAAGAAATACTGCCTTGTGAGGTGTAAATCTCATAAAGATTATAAGTACTTGGTAATTGCATTGGAGCTCTACCATTCGCTTGAGCAGTTATGGTCTTGTCATTTCACTCTGATCAAAGAATTTGATG GAGACATTTTTAATGGTCATTACTATTCACAtccatttcgaaaaaataagagcATGCCCTTGTTACCAGGAAATCATGTTTCTGTGAAAAAAGGAACAG gTTTTGTTCATACTGCGCCAGCACACGGACCAGATGACTTCTTGGTAGCTTTGCAGCATAAAATGCCGATC TTAAATTTGGTAGATGAAGATGGAAAATACTCTGCAGATGCTGGGAGTGACTTGTGTGGGAATGATGTATTAGATAAGGGCCAAGATATTGTCctaaaattattacaaaatgatgtaatattcaaagaaaatttcacGCACAGCTATCCTTATGATTGGAGGACAAAACTCCCAGTTATTTTGAGGGCGAGCCTTCAATGGTTCATTGAtaccgacaaaataaaaaccaagtCAATT GAAGCTATGAAAGATGTTTCGGTTGTTCCAGAAAATTTCGAAAAGCCCATGCTTACCCAACTGGCCACTAGACCATATTGGTGTATTTCAAGGCAGCGCTCATGGGGAG TTCCAATTCCAGTTTTCTACCGTTCGCTGTCTCCTACGAAAGAAGCTATTTTACATAG AGATATTGTTGAAAAGGTGTGCAAAATAACGTTGGAAAAAGGAATTGATGAATGGTGGCGCATGAGCCCTGAAGATCTAATTGGAGAGGAACTGATAAAAAAGTTGGATTTAATTCCCGGTCAAATATTTAAGGGCATg GACATTATGGATATATGGTTCGATAGTGGAGTTTCATGGAATTCAGTTTTGCCACAAGGGAAGCAAGCTGATTTCTACTTGGAAGGGATAGATCAATTTGGAGGATGGTTCCAGTCATCGCTTTTGACGTCAGTAGCAAGCTCTGGTCATGCCCCGTACAA aaatatatTTGTACACGGATTCGTCTTAGATCACGAAGGCAGAAAAATGTCTAAATCCCTAGGTAATGTTATTGATCCACATCTGATTCTTGATGGTGATGGGAAAAAACAGCCTGCTGTCGGCATCGATGCCTTGCG tTGGTGGGTCGCTAGTCATGTGTCTGCAAATGGCGGTAACATATCAGTTAGTATCCATTCAATTCAACAAGCTTCAGAGGACATTCAAAAGATGCGTTCAGTTTTACGTTTTCTATTGGGAAATCTCAATGCTGTTACTTGCTCCCAATTTAAAGAAACTAATCCCACAACTTTGGGCTTAACTGATCAGTACATGCTTCACCTTTTATCTGAATTCGCCGAAAAT GCGTTGTCGGCATAccaagaaatgaattttagaAAAGTCACAAGCTTGGTTTCCGCTTTCATCAATACTAGTGTTTCTGCCTTTTATTGCAGCATTGTGAAACATCG TCTTTATTGCCACAGTCTCACAAGTGAGGATCGACTTTCCGCTTTATTTGTGCTCAGTGAAATTCTGGATCAGATCACCTTAATAATTGCTCCTATCCTTCCACATTTGacggaagaaattgaaatgcaTCATCCATGGCGAGCAG CAGATAATGGAGGTTTATTTCGCAATCGGAAATTCGCGGACatgaaaaaatctgatttaTCTGATGTAGTTGATCGGATTCATCCGTCATTGTCATTACGCCAGTCAGTTAACAAAGCGATTGGTCGTTTGAACACTCAAGAATGGAATGTTGAAATTTCGGCTTTTGATTCTCGAGATCTCCACCTGTTGCAG aTGTTACAATCAGAAGAGAAAACTCACGATTCAGCATTGTGCGACCTTCTCCAAGTATCAATGGTGACTTTGCTTGGCAAAAATGATGAGGATTCCATCTCAAAGGAGCTGGACAATTCCAATGTAGATGACagttttacaaaaattgaatttcaacattttggtCGAATTCAAATCACTTTATCCAAAACAAAGTTAGCTCTTTGCTCTCGCTGTAGGAGATACACTTCCTCAGATGGCAATTTATGTTGTTCATGCTTGAAAGTTTGTTCCTTGTAA
- the LOC124193634 gene encoding isoleucine--tRNA ligase, mitochondrial-like isoform X6 yields MTVLLFVLFSRKASSSTSVLLPKTGFPLRISSVQRKERDLFIMKRTNLQNEDEFILHDGPPYANGKPHMGHALNKILKDILSRYKLLSGKLVHFVPGWDCHGLPIELKALETHDVLNSNSLEIRQRAKLFALDTIKCQKEAFSRWGVMADWDSGCYFTFTPSYVTSQLKIFCDLYDKGLVYRDYKPVYWSPSSRTALAESELEYNVNHVSSSIYLKITLQTPLPECIADSSKEAPVYLVVWTTTPWTIPANQAVCYNPDKKYCLVRCKSHKDYKYLVIALELYHSLEQLWSCHFTLIKEFDGDIFNGHYYSHPFRKNKSMPLLPGNHVSVKKGTGFVHTAPAHGPDDFLVALQHKMPILNLVDEDGKYSADAGSDLCGNDVLDKGQDIVLKLLQNDVIFKENFTHSYPYDWRTKLPVILRASLQWFIDTDKIKTKSIEAMKDVSVVPENFEKPMLTQLATRPYWCISRQRSWGVPIPVFYRSLSPTKEAILHRDIVEKVCKITLEKGIDEWWRMSPEDLIGEELIKKLDLIPGQIFKGMDIMDIWFDSGVSWNSVLPQGKQADFYLEGIDQFGGWFQSSLLTSVASSGHAPYKNIFVHGFVLDHEGRKMSKSLGNVIDPHLILDGDGKKQPAVGIDALRWWVASHVSANGGNISVSIHSIQQASEDIQKMRSVLRFLLGNLNAVTCSQFKETNPTTLGLTDQYMLHLLSEFAENALSAYQEMNFRKVTSLVSAFINTSVSAFYCSIVKHRLYCHSLTSEDRLSALFVLSEILDQITLIIAPILPHLTEEIEMHHPWRAADNGGLFRNRKFADMKKSDLSDVVDRIHPSLSLRQSVNKAIGRLNTQEWNVEISAFDSRDLHLLQMLQSEEKTHDSALCDLLQVSMVTLLGKNDEDSISKELDNSNVDDSFTKIEFQHFGRIQITLSKTKLALCSRCRRYTSSDGNLCCSCLKVCSL; encoded by the exons ATGACTGTGTTATTGTTTGTACTATTTTCTCG CAAGGCGTCCAGCAGTACCAGTGTCTTGTTGCCAAAAACCGGCTTTCCTCTTCGGATAAGTTCTGTTCAACGAAAGGAACGTGACCTGTTTATTATGAAG AGAACAAATTTGCAGAATGAAGATGAGTTCATTTTGCATGATGGCCCACCATATGCTAATGGAAAGCCACATATGGGACATGcattgaataaaatattaaaggATATATTGTCACGATATAAACTGCTTTCTGGAAAATTAGTACATTTTGTTCCGGGATGGGATTGTCATGGACTTCCCATTGAATTAAAAGCTTTGGAAACACATGATGTactcaattcaaattcattggaaATACGGCAGAGAG CTAAATTATTTGCCCTGGACACCATTAAGTGCCAAAAAGAAGCCTTCTCTCGTTGGGGAGTTATGGCTGATTGGGATAGTGGCTGCTACTTTACATTTACACCAAGCTATGTCACTTCACAACTTAAAATTTTCTGTGACCTTTATGATAAA GGACTTGTATACAGAGATTATAAACCTGTCTATTGGTCTCCATCctcaag gactGCTCTTGCTGAATCTGAGTTGGAATATAATGTGAATCATGTTAGCTCTTCTATTTACCTGAAGATAACCCTGCAAACACCATTGCCTGAATGTATAGCTGATAGTTCTAAAGAAGCTCCTGTTTACTTGGTAGTGTGGACTACAACACCATGGACAATACCAGCAAATCAAGCTGTTTGTTATAATCCAGACAAGAAATACTGCCTTGTGAGGTGTAAATCTCATAAAGATTATAAGTACTTGGTAATTGCATTGGAGCTCTACCATTCGCTTGAGCAGTTATGGTCTTGTCATTTCACTCTGATCAAAGAATTTGATG GAGACATTTTTAATGGTCATTACTATTCACAtccatttcgaaaaaataagagcATGCCCTTGTTACCAGGAAATCATGTTTCTGTGAAAAAAGGAACAG gTTTTGTTCATACTGCGCCAGCACACGGACCAGATGACTTCTTGGTAGCTTTGCAGCATAAAATGCCGATC TTAAATTTGGTAGATGAAGATGGAAAATACTCTGCAGATGCTGGGAGTGACTTGTGTGGGAATGATGTATTAGATAAGGGCCAAGATATTGTCctaaaattattacaaaatgatgtaatattcaaagaaaatttcacGCACAGCTATCCTTATGATTGGAGGACAAAACTCCCAGTTATTTTGAGGGCGAGCCTTCAATGGTTCATTGAtaccgacaaaataaaaaccaagtCAATT GAAGCTATGAAAGATGTTTCGGTTGTTCCAGAAAATTTCGAAAAGCCCATGCTTACCCAACTGGCCACTAGACCATATTGGTGTATTTCAAGGCAGCGCTCATGGGGAG TTCCAATTCCAGTTTTCTACCGTTCGCTGTCTCCTACGAAAGAAGCTATTTTACATAG AGATATTGTTGAAAAGGTGTGCAAAATAACGTTGGAAAAAGGAATTGATGAATGGTGGCGCATGAGCCCTGAAGATCTAATTGGAGAGGAACTGATAAAAAAGTTGGATTTAATTCCCGGTCAAATATTTAAGGGCATg GACATTATGGATATATGGTTCGATAGTGGAGTTTCATGGAATTCAGTTTTGCCACAAGGGAAGCAAGCTGATTTCTACTTGGAAGGGATAGATCAATTTGGAGGATGGTTCCAGTCATCGCTTTTGACGTCAGTAGCAAGCTCTGGTCATGCCCCGTACAA aaatatatTTGTACACGGATTCGTCTTAGATCACGAAGGCAGAAAAATGTCTAAATCCCTAGGTAATGTTATTGATCCACATCTGATTCTTGATGGTGATGGGAAAAAACAGCCTGCTGTCGGCATCGATGCCTTGCG tTGGTGGGTCGCTAGTCATGTGTCTGCAAATGGCGGTAACATATCAGTTAGTATCCATTCAATTCAACAAGCTTCAGAGGACATTCAAAAGATGCGTTCAGTTTTACGTTTTCTATTGGGAAATCTCAATGCTGTTACTTGCTCCCAATTTAAAGAAACTAATCCCACAACTTTGGGCTTAACTGATCAGTACATGCTTCACCTTTTATCTGAATTCGCCGAAAAT GCGTTGTCGGCATAccaagaaatgaattttagaAAAGTCACAAGCTTGGTTTCCGCTTTCATCAATACTAGTGTTTCTGCCTTTTATTGCAGCATTGTGAAACATCG TCTTTATTGCCACAGTCTCACAAGTGAGGATCGACTTTCCGCTTTATTTGTGCTCAGTGAAATTCTGGATCAGATCACCTTAATAATTGCTCCTATCCTTCCACATTTGacggaagaaattgaaatgcaTCATCCATGGCGAGCAG CAGATAATGGAGGTTTATTTCGCAATCGGAAATTCGCGGACatgaaaaaatctgatttaTCTGATGTAGTTGATCGGATTCATCCGTCATTGTCATTACGCCAGTCAGTTAACAAAGCGATTGGTCGTTTGAACACTCAAGAATGGAATGTTGAAATTTCGGCTTTTGATTCTCGAGATCTCCACCTGTTGCAG aTGTTACAATCAGAAGAGAAAACTCACGATTCAGCATTGTGCGACCTTCTCCAAGTATCAATGGTGACTTTGCTTGGCAAAAATGATGAGGATTCCATCTCAAAGGAGCTGGACAATTCCAATGTAGATGACagttttacaaaaattgaatttcaacattttggtCGAATTCAAATCACTTTATCCAAAACAAAGTTAGCTCTTTGCTCTCGCTGTAGGAGATACACTTCCTCAGATGGCAATTTATGTTGTTCATGCTTGAAAGTTTGTTCCTTGTAA